Proteins from a genomic interval of Danio rerio strain Tuebingen ecotype United States chromosome 4, GRCz12tu, whole genome shotgun sequence:
- the si:dkey-21o22.2 gene encoding uncharacterized protein si:dkey-21o22.2 isoform X1, with translation MGYICFKCKRSLGSDVRAFFSHLRVAHHVYSTSTYFQCAQAGCNRTFSIIRSFRRHLLQHANEIGNEMEEAPLVEPDNYSSDSVLEAVEQSDEEHDDISDEQCDEFQEENIRDRVALFLAKLRSNSSQTLSAVNCVVEHTSSLVSDVVGSLQRKTASFLRDIGHLDSPESQSFLENFAVAAQPFQGFESEYKQKQYFTQSGCFVHPKEVPFPGVSYTQKRDTLTGIVKQVAVQDTFQLIPLRPLLKLVLESPGTIDKIFECQNQESTALQDFRDGTIFKSSELFSKELSIPLVLYNDECEMVNPLGSKTSVHKLGFVYFTLKCLRPEFLSSLNSHFLLAVYKTDDIKTYGINAVLDPIVSEIKDLELEGVQVDTKHFKGTIKASVAQVCGDNLGLNSILGYTESFSGKTVCRWCRVHKEVLREQTVEDLSVMRNRINYHSDLLQNNPTETGIKRACSLNKLQFYHVTDNVTPDVMHDILEGVGGYEIKLVLNSLIEQKLLTLDQLNNRLTSFDYGFSDSRNKPSVIKPQDLKNPDGAMRQTAAQMWCLLRLLPLMIGDLIPEGERHWELILSLLSCMELIFSPALTAEAVTFLQHLIEEHHSLFLELYPDRHLKPKHHFMLHYPGAIRKLGPLVHFWSMRFEAKHGFFKRLSHVTCNFRNICKTQAFRHQMMLCYTLMSEKMFSHDFEVGPGYTTLLASIDDFEKVKHGFEGIPLFSEVYLPSWIKYKGATYRPGMTLFVSHSADGEPQFATIRNVVLFDSKVKFVVKKWDTVGFDRHYFAFSVSPSSVLDSVDIHTVEDHHPLHVVMSLQDDENHRYISLRYRLF, from the coding sequence ATGGGGTatatttgctttaaatgcaaaaggTCTTTGGGATCTGACGTCAGagcatttttttcacatttgagAGTTGCACATCATGTCTATTCTACATCCACATACTTTCAGTGTGCTCAAGCTGGATGTAATCGCACATTCAGTATTATTAGATCATTTAGAAGACACCTACTGCAGCATGCTAATGAAATTGGCAATGAAATGGAGGAAGCCCCTTTGGTTGAGCCTGATAACTATTCATCAGATTCAGTTTTAGAGGCTGTTGAACAGAGTGATGAGGAGCATGATGACATTTCTGATGAACAATGTGATGAGTTTCAGGAGGAAAATATAAGAGACAGGGTAGCATTGTTTTTAGCAAAATTAAGGTCAAATTCCTCCCAGACATTGAGTGCTGTTAATTGTGTGGTAGAGCACACATCTAGCCTTGTCAGTGATGTTGTTGGATCCCTACAAAGAAAAACAGCCTCTTTTTTAAGAGACATAGGCCACCTTGACAGTCCTGAGAGCCAGAGTTTTTTAGAAAATTTTGCAGTGGCAGCTCAACCATTTCAGGGCTTTGAGTCAGAGTACAAGCAAAAGCAGTACTTTACACAGTCTGGATGCTTTGTTCATCCAAAAGAAGTGCCTTTCCCTGGTGTCTCATACACCCAAAAGAGAGACACATTGACGGGGATTGTAAAACAAGTGGCAGTCCAAGATACGTTTCAGCTAATTCCTTTAAGGCCTTTGCTAAAGCTGGTTTTAGAAAGTCCAGGGACAATAGACAAGATCTTTGAATGCCAAAATCAAGAGAGCACTGCACTGCAAGATTTTAGAGACGGCACAATCTTCAAATCCAGTGAACTGTTTTCCAAAGAGTTATCCATTCCTCTTGTACTGTACAACGATGAATGTGAGATGGTAAACCCACTTGGATCAAAAACTTCAGTTCACAAGCTAGGCTTTGTTTATTTTACTCTTAAATGCTTGCGACCTGAGTTTCTCTCCAGCCTAAACTCTCACTTCTTGTTGGCAGTGTACAAGACAGATGACATAAAAACTTATGGAATAAATGCTGTCTTAGATCCAATTGTGTCTGAGATTAAGGATCTGGAATTGGAAGGAGTTCAGGTTGACACAAAACATTTCAAGGGTACTATTAAAGCAAGCGTTGCACAGGTTTGTGGGGATAACCTGGGTCTTAATTCCATCCTAGGCTACACAGAAAGTTTCTCAGGGAAAACTGTATGTCGATGGTGTCGCGTTCATAAAGAGGTTTTGAGAGAACAGACAGTTGAGGACCTGTCAGTGATGCGCAACAGGATAAACTATCACTCTGATTTACTTCAGAATAACCCAACTGAAACTGGCATTAAAAGAGCGTGTTCGCTCAATAAACTGCAGTTCTACCATGTAACTGACAATGTAACTCCTGATGTCATGCATGACATTTTGGAAGGAGTTGGAGGTTACGAAATCAAGCTTGTTCTTAATTCTCTGATTGAACAAAAACTCTTAACACTCGATCAACTGAATAATAGACTTACAAGCTTTGATTATGGTTTTTCTGATAGTCGCAATAAGCCATCTGTTATCAAGCCTCAGGATCTTAAAAATCCGGATGGGGCCATGAGACAAACAGCAGCACAGATGTGGTGCCTTCTAAGGTTGCTCCCTCTTATGATAGGGGATTTGATTCCAGAAGGCGAGAGACACTGGGAACTAATACTTTCATTACTTAGCTGTATGGAGTTGATTTTCTCTCCAGCCTTAACTGCAGAGGCAGTTACATTTTTGCAGCATTTGATTGAGGAACACCATAGTCTGTTTTTGGAGCTTTATCCAGACAGGCATTTGAAGCCAAAGCACCACTTCATGCTTCATTATCCTGGGGCCATCAGGAAACTTGGACCGTTGGTTCATTTCTGGTCCATGCGTTTTGAGGCAAAACATGGATTTTTCAAAAGACTAAGTCATGTAACCTGCAATTTTCGGAACATTTGTAAAACACAGGCTTTCCGACATCAGATGATGTTGTGCTACACCCTGATGTCTGAGAAAATGTTCTCACATGACTTTGAAGTTGGTCCAGGATACACCACACTCCTGGCATCTATAGACGATTTTGAAAAAGTGAAACATGGATTTGAGGGAATCCCTTTGTTCTCAGAAGTCTATTTACCATCTTGGATTAAGTACAAGGGAGCAACCTATAGGCCAGGAATGACACTTTTTGTATCTCACTCTGCTGATGGTGAGCCCCAGTTTGCAACCATTAGGAATGTTGTGCTCTTTGACTCCAAGGTCAAATTCGTTGTGAAAAAATGGGACACAGTTGGATTTGACAGGCATTATTTTGCCTTCTCTGTGTCTCCTTCTTCTGTGCTTGATTCGGTGGACATTCACACTGTTGAAGATCATCACCCCCTTCATGTTGTAATGTCCTTACAGGACGATGAGAACCACCGTTACATTTCGCTGCGATACAGGCTATTCTAG